Proteins encoded together in one Prochlorococcus marinus str. MIT 9211 window:
- a CDS encoding chlorophyll a/b-binding protein encodes MPDSPSDSENNFTKNKLSSLEQVSKASLTEAKWIDNSGEAVEKVFGFNQNAELVNGRAAMFGFLMLVITEIVFGGQATTHSIFGIG; translated from the coding sequence ATGCCAGATTCTCCTTCCGACTCAGAAAACAACTTTACGAAGAACAAGCTTTCATCTTTAGAACAAGTCAGCAAAGCGAGTCTCACAGAGGCAAAATGGATAGACAATAGCGGAGAAGCTGTAGAAAAAGTTTTCGGGTTCAATCAAAATGCAGAGCTAGTCAATGGAAGAGCTGCAATGTTTGGGTTCTTAATGCTTGTAATCACTGAAATAGTATTTGGAGGCCAAGCAACAACTCACAGTATTTTTGGTATCGGCTGA
- a CDS encoding MBL fold metallo-hydrolase, with product MQVSEKIWVFHSKNASEGVTSWWLNCDPEPVLIDCPDITTSLLDQLTELANGRKPRILLTNKYSHGKVRQLQQTLGWSVLLQEQEAYLLPGLESLESFSEEFQTPSGLKLLWTPGPTPGSCVVYAPPPSNVLFCGRLLIPASSSELIASRTKKTFHWSIQQRSLVKLRHWLPRESNPLLASGTGFGLLAKQKLLRWDAWK from the coding sequence ATGCAAGTGAGTGAAAAAATTTGGGTTTTCCATTCTAAAAACGCTAGTGAAGGAGTTACTTCATGGTGGTTGAACTGCGATCCTGAGCCTGTTTTGATCGATTGTCCTGATATAACAACAAGTTTGCTTGACCAATTGACTGAATTGGCAAATGGACGAAAACCAAGAATTCTTTTGACGAATAAATACTCTCACGGGAAGGTTAGACAATTACAACAAACACTTGGTTGGTCTGTTTTGCTACAAGAGCAGGAAGCTTATCTTCTTCCTGGTCTTGAGTCTTTGGAAAGCTTCTCAGAGGAGTTTCAAACACCTTCCGGCTTGAAATTGCTTTGGACTCCTGGTCCGACTCCAGGAAGCTGTGTTGTATACGCACCTCCTCCTTCCAACGTGCTTTTCTGTGGTCGTTTGTTAATACCAGCATCATCTTCTGAATTGATAGCTTCTCGGACAAAAAAGACTTTTCACTGGTCGATTCAGCAGAGGAGCTTGGTTAAGCTTCGGCACTGGCTTCCTCGAGAATCCAATCCCTTACTTGCATCAGGGACGGGCTTCGGCTTGTTAGCAAAGCAAAAGTTGCTTCGCTGGGATGCTTGGAAATAG
- a CDS encoding HU family DNA-binding protein: protein MNKADLVNLVAARTELTKTDVALVIDAAIDTIIDSVVEGKKVSILGFGSFEPRDRSARQGLNPKTGEKIKIPAKRVPAFTAGKLFKDRVQAG from the coding sequence ATGAACAAAGCAGATCTGGTCAACCTTGTTGCAGCTCGTACCGAGCTGACAAAAACAGACGTTGCACTTGTTATCGATGCCGCCATAGACACCATCATCGATTCAGTGGTGGAGGGTAAAAAAGTCTCCATTCTTGGATTTGGTTCTTTCGAACCTCGTGATCGCTCTGCCAGACAAGGCCTTAATCCAAAAACTGGTGAGAAAATTAAGATTCCTGCTAAGCGAGTACCTGCTTTTACAGCTGGCAAATTATTTAAGGATCGCGTTCAAGCAGGCTGA
- the gluQRS gene encoding tRNA glutamyl-Q(34) synthetase GluQRS, producing the protein MATCKSLNEGLFEAFNVGKSLRGKGYCGRFAPSPTGPLHLGNLRTALVSWLKARMSQGKWLLRIDDLDTPRNRPGAIESIQNDLLWLGLSWDDQVVFQSQRIDLYVSALSFFKSQGKIFACQCTRKTLDKDNNTFGEFITYSGKCKNLGLDLEPKKDQLTSWRLKVNKKFSRTAGDLIVRRSDGFIAYHLATVVDELTLGINEVIRGNDLNPAMYVQLAIFDAFNQSPISYGHVPLMLNSDGTKLSKRHGGVCVDSLKKQGMNSSKVIGCLASDLKLVPSNTELSSLELLDYLRSKKTNLDNLLQERFTSEN; encoded by the coding sequence ATGGCTACTTGTAAGTCACTAAATGAAGGCTTGTTCGAGGCCTTTAATGTTGGAAAGTCCCTAAGGGGGAAGGGGTATTGCGGACGCTTTGCTCCTTCTCCCACAGGCCCACTTCATTTGGGCAATCTTCGTACCGCTTTGGTCTCTTGGTTGAAAGCGCGTATGAGCCAGGGGAAATGGCTTCTTCGAATAGATGATCTAGATACTCCTAGGAATCGTCCTGGCGCCATAGAGAGTATTCAAAATGATCTTCTTTGGCTTGGTTTGTCCTGGGATGATCAGGTTGTTTTTCAAAGTCAAAGAATAGATTTGTATGTTTCAGCCCTTTCTTTCTTTAAAAGCCAGGGTAAAATTTTTGCTTGTCAATGCACTAGGAAAACTTTAGACAAAGATAATAATACCTTTGGAGAATTTATTACTTATTCTGGAAAATGCAAGAACTTAGGATTAGATTTGGAACCTAAAAAAGATCAATTAACTTCTTGGCGCCTGAAAGTAAATAAAAAATTTTCTCGAACTGCTGGTGATCTCATTGTAAGAAGATCAGATGGATTTATTGCATATCATTTGGCAACTGTTGTTGATGAGTTAACGCTTGGGATTAATGAAGTTATTAGAGGCAATGACCTTAACCCAGCAATGTATGTACAATTGGCAATTTTTGATGCCTTTAACCAGTCCCCAATTTCTTATGGGCATGTTCCTCTAATGCTAAACTCCGATGGCACTAAGCTCTCTAAAAGACATGGTGGAGTTTGCGTGGACTCCTTGAAGAAGCAAGGTATGAACTCATCAAAAGTCATTGGATGCCTAGCATCTGATCTAAAATTAGTTCCATCTAATACAGAACTATCATCTCTTGAACTTTTAGATTACCTAAGAAGTAAGAAGACAAATCTTGATAATTTGCTTCAGGAAAGATTCACCTCAGAAAACTAA
- a CDS encoding glycosyltransferase, giving the protein MVNKVPTDFPERVALVHEWFSSRSTGGAEQVVHAIDNLILSLGSKPQLFSLVESESARPDSWLFGRSIETSFIQNLPFGSSHVQRFLPLLPYAIEQIDLSDYPLVVSSNHLVAKGILTSPDQLHISYIHTPVRYAWDQMNVYLKRSSLRKVGLEPLIRWQLHQLRQWDQLSAARVDCILANSSFTARRIFKYWGRRAQIVHPPVEVDRFSFCERRDEYYLCLCRLVPNKKVDVVVEAFNLLKLPLIIVGEGPERNYLEKIAGPNIEFLGFQSRRNVERLMERCRAYVYAGVEDFGIAPVEAMAAGAPVIALAKGGLLDTITCARKDINTSTGVLFSNQTMESLFEAVSWFEEKRIYEKLSPELINQRAQEFRPEVFSRNFQSALKTAWEGHLKSSLCGSFN; this is encoded by the coding sequence TTGGTTAACAAAGTCCCTACTGATTTTCCAGAGAGAGTAGCTCTTGTGCATGAGTGGTTTTCTTCTCGATCAACTGGGGGTGCAGAGCAGGTAGTTCATGCAATTGATAATTTGATTTTATCTTTAGGTTCTAAACCCCAACTTTTTTCTTTGGTTGAGAGCGAAAGTGCTCGTCCAGATAGTTGGTTGTTTGGCAGATCAATTGAAACTAGTTTTATTCAGAATCTTCCATTTGGTTCCTCTCATGTTCAAAGATTTTTGCCATTGCTACCTTATGCAATCGAGCAAATTGACCTTAGCGATTACCCTCTGGTAGTCAGCAGCAACCATCTTGTAGCAAAGGGAATACTTACCTCGCCTGATCAACTCCATATTAGTTATATACATACTCCAGTTAGATATGCATGGGATCAGATGAATGTCTATTTAAAGAGGTCTTCTTTAAGGAAAGTTGGTTTAGAGCCTTTAATACGTTGGCAATTACATCAGTTAAGGCAATGGGATCAGCTTAGTGCAGCAAGAGTTGATTGTATTTTGGCAAATTCAAGCTTTACTGCTAGAAGAATTTTTAAATATTGGGGCCGCAGGGCTCAGATTGTCCATCCGCCAGTTGAAGTTGATCGGTTCTCATTTTGTGAGCGTAGAGATGAATATTATTTATGCCTTTGTAGGCTTGTTCCCAATAAGAAAGTAGATGTTGTAGTAGAAGCTTTTAATTTATTGAAGTTGCCTTTGATTATTGTAGGAGAAGGGCCTGAGAGGAATTATTTAGAAAAGATTGCAGGCCCAAATATAGAGTTCCTAGGCTTTCAGAGTAGAAGAAATGTTGAGAGACTTATGGAACGATGCAGGGCTTACGTCTACGCAGGTGTTGAAGACTTTGGGATTGCTCCTGTAGAAGCTATGGCAGCAGGAGCACCCGTAATTGCTTTGGCGAAGGGTGGGCTATTGGATACTATTACCTGTGCGAGGAAAGATATCAATACCTCTACAGGTGTTCTTTTCTCAAACCAAACTATGGAATCTTTGTTCGAAGCAGTTTCTTGGTTTGAAGAAAAGAGAATCTATGAGAAGTTGAGCCCTGAATTAATCAATCAGCGGGCTCAAGAATTTCGACCTGAGGTTTTCTCTAGGAATTTCCAATCTGCTCTCAAAACAGCATGGGAAGGTCATTTGAAATCTTCTTTGTGCGGTTCCTTTAACTGA
- a CDS encoding glycogen debranching protein produces the protein MGKIHKGSPWPLGSSITSRGVNFSVASPEASYIELLIFKNEDDLQPKKILTLDKNHRSGDYWHIEVEGINTGCFYCYRVIGNRSTCKQDIFSRKILLDPCSRGIAGWNIFQRESATGLSTNIDKCLKSIVTERDQFDFQSYPRPKHSWDKTIIYELHVGGFTKSSESDVKDKIKGTFLGLIEKIPYLKQLGVTTLELLPVFAFDTTDSPYGLNNYWGYSPINWFTPHHSFIASNNPINARDQFRNFIKVCHKNDLEVILDVVYNHTTEGNEKGPIISWKGFAESTYYHQNKEGKYLDVTGCGNTIAANNPLVRQLILESMRCWANELGVDGFRFDLGISLSRGKDLKPLDSPPLFEEIESDPALSDLKLISEPWDCGGLYRLSDFPAKRCCTWNGHFRDDIRRFWNGDKNSTWPLKDRLTGSPELYKDNFKSAQKSINFITSHDGFTLKDLVSFNLKHNLSNGESNRDGENHNNSCNNGIEGPTTNKKVNLIRSKNQRNLIATLLLSPGIPMILMGDEVGRSQGGNNNAWCQDNPLGWMIWRTDNCDNELRSFVSMCIYIRKELSDFFAPLININSDSPSLQSQEKLWVQWHGVKINAPDWGSWSNTIGFSINKAKEGAIIWMGFNAFNQSMKFELPKPLSPWVKILDTTLLTQKEYGLFRLSNQLEIEIESKSLVVLVAKEYTKKLRI, from the coding sequence GTGGGCAAAATTCATAAAGGTTCTCCATGGCCACTTGGCAGTAGCATAACTAGTCGAGGAGTAAATTTCTCTGTAGCTTCACCTGAAGCAAGCTATATAGAGTTACTTATTTTTAAAAATGAAGATGACTTACAGCCGAAGAAAATACTAACCCTTGATAAGAACCATAGATCAGGAGACTATTGGCATATTGAAGTTGAAGGTATAAATACTGGATGCTTCTACTGCTATAGAGTAATTGGAAATAGAAGTACTTGTAAGCAAGATATCTTTTCTAGAAAGATATTATTAGACCCATGCTCTAGAGGTATCGCAGGATGGAATATATTTCAAAGAGAGTCTGCAACAGGTCTATCCACAAACATAGATAAATGTCTCAAAAGTATAGTAACTGAAAGAGATCAATTTGACTTCCAATCCTATCCTCGTCCAAAACATTCATGGGATAAAACAATTATTTATGAGTTACATGTTGGAGGATTCACTAAAAGCTCTGAATCTGACGTCAAGGATAAGATTAAAGGTACTTTTCTTGGCTTGATTGAAAAGATACCCTACCTAAAGCAACTAGGAGTAACAACTCTTGAACTTTTACCAGTTTTTGCATTCGATACAACGGATTCTCCATATGGCCTGAATAATTATTGGGGTTATAGCCCAATCAATTGGTTCACACCACATCACAGTTTTATTGCAAGTAACAATCCAATAAATGCAAGAGACCAATTTCGTAATTTCATAAAAGTTTGTCATAAAAATGATTTAGAAGTAATTCTAGACGTTGTATACAATCACACAACAGAAGGTAATGAAAAGGGTCCAATAATTAGCTGGAAGGGATTTGCAGAGTCAACTTATTATCATCAAAATAAAGAAGGTAAGTATTTAGATGTCACGGGTTGCGGAAACACTATTGCAGCAAATAATCCTCTTGTAAGGCAATTAATACTTGAATCAATGCGCTGTTGGGCAAATGAGCTAGGTGTAGATGGTTTTCGTTTTGATTTAGGGATATCTTTAAGTAGGGGAAAAGATCTTAAGCCGCTTGATTCTCCTCCTCTTTTTGAAGAGATAGAAAGTGATCCTGCATTAAGTGATTTAAAGTTAATAAGTGAGCCATGGGATTGTGGAGGGCTTTATAGACTTTCTGATTTTCCCGCTAAAAGATGCTGCACTTGGAATGGTCATTTCAGGGATGATATTCGAAGATTCTGGAACGGAGATAAAAATAGTACTTGGCCCTTAAAAGATCGCCTAACTGGAAGTCCTGAATTATATAAAGATAATTTTAAAAGTGCACAGAAATCTATCAATTTTATTACTTCCCATGATGGCTTTACACTTAAAGATTTAGTTAGTTTTAATTTAAAGCATAATCTTTCTAATGGTGAGAGTAATCGTGATGGAGAAAATCATAACAATAGCTGTAATAATGGGATAGAAGGTCCAACTACAAATAAAAAAGTAAATCTTATTAGAAGTAAGAATCAAAGAAATCTTATTGCTACTCTTCTTTTATCCCCTGGTATTCCAATGATTCTTATGGGGGATGAGGTTGGAAGAAGTCAAGGAGGAAATAATAATGCTTGGTGTCAGGACAACCCTCTAGGTTGGATGATTTGGAGGACTGATAATTGTGATAATGAGCTGAGGAGTTTTGTCTCAATGTGTATTTATATAAGGAAAGAACTGTCAGATTTCTTTGCTCCCTTAATCAACATAAATTCAGACTCACCTTCTCTGCAAAGTCAAGAGAAGTTATGGGTTCAATGGCATGGAGTTAAAATTAATGCCCCAGACTGGGGAAGTTGGTCTAATACAATAGGTTTTAGCATTAACAAAGCAAAAGAAGGAGCCATTATATGGATGGGATTCAATGCATTCAATCAATCTATGAAGTTCGAATTGCCTAAGCCATTATCACCATGGGTAAAAATATTAGATACAACTTTACTCAC
- a CDS encoding sugar transferase, with product MALDQQFSQDDQIIRKNYYYRSIKRFADIIFSLSILLVGFPFFLLFALLVKLSSVGPVFYVQERVGRNFSRFGCIKFRTMHPEAEDILNNLLEENSLLKEEFQKDFKLRNDPRITSIGKFLRRTSLDELPQFFNVLRGEMSVVGPRPIVPEEVERYGEFMEEVNSVRPGITGLWQISGRNNLSYKRRISLDLVYVRQKNIWMDFRIIMRTFFVLLFPIDRGAY from the coding sequence ATGGCATTAGATCAACAATTTTCCCAAGATGATCAGATCATAAGAAAGAACTATTATTACAGGTCTATAAAAAGATTTGCAGATATTATTTTTTCTCTATCAATTTTGCTAGTAGGGTTTCCATTCTTTCTTTTGTTTGCTTTATTGGTCAAGCTAAGTTCTGTTGGCCCTGTTTTCTATGTTCAGGAAAGAGTTGGTCGAAACTTTTCTAGATTTGGTTGTATAAAGTTTCGTACAATGCATCCTGAAGCAGAAGATATATTAAATAATTTACTTGAAGAGAACTCACTTTTAAAGGAAGAGTTTCAAAAGGATTTTAAATTAAGAAATGATCCTAGAATAACATCAATTGGCAAATTTCTTAGGAGAACTAGCCTTGACGAATTACCACAATTTTTTAATGTTCTAAGAGGTGAAATGAGTGTTGTGGGACCAAGGCCAATTGTTCCAGAAGAGGTAGAGCGCTACGGAGAATTTATGGAGGAAGTTAACTCAGTAAGACCAGGAATAACAGGCTTGTGGCAAATCAGTGGAAGAAATAACCTAAGTTATAAAAGACGCATTAGCTTAGACCTTGTATATGTAAGACAAAAGAATATTTGGATGGACTTTAGAATAATTATGCGTACATTTTTTGTATTATTATTTCCTATTGATAGAGGTGCATACTAG
- the cbiB gene encoding adenosylcobinamide-phosphate synthase CbiB — translation MAAVLLDLAAGDPKKLPHPVVFMGYLINFLQKKVESFAEENILSLRLGGVLITFIVFTTAGLSGWMIERLAYKESFFPILFNNSILIISLASCLSARSLYDSILRVINSLNNQSSEESIEAARKELGYIVGRDVDQLEKQEILRATAETASENAVDGVFAPLFWMATGILLWNISPNLPGPLACAFAFKSASTMDSMLGYREGNLRWLGTASARLDDILTFIPCRLVLLSLPLVSRPLNELPNLVKGAFEDGSKDLSPNSGLSEAIFAYCAGIKMGGANLYKGKLIYKPILSKYSPEANKEGIYNILKIGFYLEMLWLISIMTISITFN, via the coding sequence TTGGCCGCAGTTTTATTAGATTTAGCTGCAGGAGATCCCAAAAAGCTTCCCCATCCAGTAGTTTTTATGGGCTACTTAATCAACTTTTTACAAAAAAAAGTTGAATCATTTGCTGAGGAAAATATCCTTAGTTTACGCTTAGGCGGAGTATTAATAACTTTTATAGTATTTACTACTGCAGGCCTCAGTGGCTGGATGATTGAGCGATTAGCTTACAAAGAATCATTTTTTCCTATTTTATTTAATAATTCAATTCTTATAATTTCTTTAGCAAGTTGCTTGTCAGCCCGAAGTCTTTATGACAGCATTTTGAGAGTGATTAATAGTTTAAACAATCAATCTTCTGAAGAATCTATAGAAGCTGCACGTAAAGAGCTTGGTTATATTGTTGGTCGAGATGTTGATCAATTAGAAAAGCAAGAAATACTAAGAGCGACTGCAGAAACTGCTAGCGAAAATGCTGTTGATGGAGTTTTTGCTCCTCTATTTTGGATGGCAACTGGTATTTTACTTTGGAACATCTCTCCTAATTTGCCAGGTCCATTAGCATGTGCTTTTGCATTTAAATCTGCTAGCACAATGGATTCCATGCTGGGTTATCGTGAAGGTAATTTAAGATGGCTTGGCACAGCAAGTGCTCGATTAGATGACATTTTGACTTTTATTCCTTGCAGATTAGTATTGCTTTCACTGCCTTTGGTAAGTCGTCCATTAAATGAATTACCTAATCTTGTGAAAGGTGCTTTTGAAGATGGTTCAAAAGATTTATCTCCTAATTCCGGTTTATCAGAAGCAATCTTTGCTTACTGTGCGGGAATAAAGATGGGTGGAGCAAACTTATATAAAGGGAAGCTAATATATAAACCAATACTTTCTAAATATTCACCAGAAGCAAACAAAGAAGGTATTTACAATATCCTAAAGATTGGATTTTATCTGGAAATGCTTTGGCTAATCTCAATAATGACTATTTCAATAACATTCAACTAG
- the ilvC gene encoding ketol-acid reductoisomerase — protein MAQLFYDSDADLSLLSGKTVAIIGYGSQGHAHALNLKDSGINVVVGLYDGSRSASKAIADGLEVLSVGEASAKADWIMVLLPDEFQKDVYNKEISPHLQPGKVLSFAHGFNIRFELIKPPSFVDVVMIAPKGPGHTVRWEFQNGQGVPALFAIEQDASGKARDLAMAYAKGIGGTRAGILETNFKEETETDLFGEQAVLCGGLSALVKAGFETLVDAGYQPELAYFECLHEVKLIVDLMVKGGLTAMRDSISNTAEYGDYISGPRLITSETKAEMKRILSDIQDGTFARNFVAECEAGKPEMKRIRNEDAALPVEQVGKGLRAMFSWLKTD, from the coding sequence ATGGCTCAACTCTTTTACGACTCAGATGCAGACCTTAGCCTCTTAAGTGGCAAAACCGTTGCAATTATTGGCTATGGATCGCAAGGTCATGCACATGCATTAAACCTAAAAGACAGCGGAATTAATGTTGTTGTAGGGCTTTATGACGGAAGTCGATCTGCTAGCAAAGCAATCGCCGATGGTCTTGAAGTTCTAAGCGTGGGAGAAGCTTCAGCAAAAGCTGATTGGATAATGGTTCTTCTCCCAGATGAGTTCCAAAAGGATGTATATAACAAAGAGATATCTCCCCACCTGCAACCAGGAAAAGTTTTAAGTTTTGCGCATGGTTTCAATATTCGCTTTGAGTTGATAAAGCCACCATCTTTTGTTGATGTCGTGATGATTGCACCCAAAGGACCTGGTCACACTGTGCGTTGGGAATTTCAAAATGGTCAAGGCGTACCAGCGCTTTTTGCTATAGAACAAGATGCCTCAGGCAAAGCAAGAGATCTTGCAATGGCTTATGCAAAAGGTATTGGAGGAACTCGAGCAGGCATTCTTGAAACTAATTTCAAAGAAGAAACAGAAACTGACTTATTTGGTGAGCAAGCTGTTCTTTGTGGAGGTCTTTCAGCACTTGTAAAAGCTGGGTTTGAAACACTTGTAGATGCTGGTTATCAACCAGAATTAGCCTATTTTGAATGTCTTCATGAGGTAAAACTAATTGTCGACCTAATGGTAAAGGGCGGGCTAACTGCTATGAGAGATTCAATCTCAAATACTGCCGAGTATGGTGACTACATATCTGGTCCCAGGTTAATTACATCAGAAACAAAAGCTGAGATGAAGAGAATACTTTCTGATATTCAAGATGGAACTTTCGCCAGAAACTTTGTAGCCGAGTGTGAAGCCGGAAAACCCGAGATGAAAAGGATTCGAAATGAAGACGCTGCTTTACCTGTTGAACAAGTTGGTAAAGGTCTGCGAGCAATGTTCAGCTGGTTAAAAACAGACTGA